A genomic region of Nymphaea colorata isolate Beijing-Zhang1983 chromosome 2, ASM883128v2, whole genome shotgun sequence contains the following coding sequences:
- the LOC116248043 gene encoding solanesyl diphosphate synthase 3, chloroplastic/mitochondrial-like isoform X2 translates to MVVAEVPKLASAAEYFFKIGVEGKRFRPTVLLLMASSLSLHVPKNVAGAAFDSLSKELRTRQQCIAEITEMIHVASLLHDDVLDDAETRRGIGSLNFVMGNKISVLAGDFLLSRACVALASLKNTEVVSLLATVVEHLVTGETMQMTTTLDERCSMDYYLQKTYYKTASLISNSCKAIALLAGQTAEVSMLAYEYGRNLGLAFQFIDDVLDFTGTSSSLGKGSLSDIRHGIVTAPMLFAMEEFPQLRAVVDRGFEDAANVDIALDYLGKSQGIQRTRELAAKHANLAAAAVESFPATDDENMRLSRRALVDLTQRVITRTK, encoded by the exons ATGGTAGTTGCGGAG GTTCCTAAGCTGGCATCTGCTGCagaatatttctttaaaatagGGGTGGAGGGGAAGAGGTTTCGGCCGACG GTTTTGTTGTTAATGGCATCATCACTGTCTCTTCATGTACCTAAAAATGTCGCAGGTGCTGCATTTGATAGTTTGTCAAAGGAACTACGTACACGGCAGCAGTGTATTGCAGAGATCACTGAAATGATCCAT GTGGCAAGTCTTCTTCATGATGATGTTTTGGATGACGCAGAGACGAGGCGTGGTATAGGTTCACTGAATTTTGTAATGGGAAATAAG ATATCAGTGCTAGCTGGAGATTTTTTGCTTTCAAGGGCTTGTGTTGCCCTTGCATCTTTGAAAAATACAGAG GTTGTATCATTACTTGCTACTGTTGTCGAGCATCTTGTGACTGGTGAAACAATGCAGATGACAACTACTTTAGACGAACGTTGTAG CATGGATTATTATCTGCAGAAGACATACTATAAGACGGCATCACTGATTTCTAATAGCTGCAAAGCGATTGCTTTGCTTGCTGGGCAAACGGCAGAAGTTTCCATGCTTGCTTATGAATATGGTCGAAATCTG GGATTAGCATTTCAGTTTATTGATGATGTTCTTGACTTCACTGGCACATCTTCTTCCCTTGGGAAGGGTTCTCTGTCTGACATTCGCCAT GGAATAGTGACTGCTCCAATGTTATTTGCTATGGAAGAGTTCCCTCAGCTACGTGCTGTTGTTGATAGAGGGTTTGAGGATGCCGCAAATGTTGATATC GCACTCGACTACCTTGGCAAAAGCCAAGGAATACAAAGGACAAGAGAACTAGCAGCCAAGCACGCCAACCTTGCCGCTGCTGCCGTTGAATCATTTCCTGCAACTGATGATGAAAACATGCGGCTGTCTAGACGGGCATTGGTTGACCTCACGCAGCGTGTCATTACTAGGACAAAATAA
- the LOC116248043 gene encoding solanesyl diphosphate synthase 3, chloroplastic/mitochondrial-like isoform X1: MFLRCVLRRLLSKPRFSAQVANGYTNYLVAGANATCLVKNYGGIYPRTPCGKVLGCRESYHWGSHAFHDVRYQVHQDGSSLAEEELDPFSLVADELSLVADRLRAMVVAEVPKLASAAEYFFKIGVEGKRFRPTVLLLMASSLSLHVPKNVAGAAFDSLSKELRTRQQCIAEITEMIHVASLLHDDVLDDAETRRGIGSLNFVMGNKISVLAGDFLLSRACVALASLKNTEVVSLLATVVEHLVTGETMQMTTTLDERCSMDYYLQKTYYKTASLISNSCKAIALLAGQTAEVSMLAYEYGRNLGLAFQFIDDVLDFTGTSSSLGKGSLSDIRHGIVTAPMLFAMEEFPQLRAVVDRGFEDAANVDIALDYLGKSQGIQRTRELAAKHANLAAAAVESFPATDDENMRLSRRALVDLTQRVITRTK, from the exons ATGTTTCTTAGATGTGTTCTAAGGAGGTTGCTATCGAAGCCAAGATTTAGCGCACAGGTTGCAAATGGGTATACGAATTACTTAGTGGCTGGTGCTAATGCCACGTGTCTAGTTAAAAACTATGGTGGCATATATCCACGGACTCCTTGCGGAAAG GTCTTGGGTTGCAGAGAATCTTATCATTGGGGTTCACATGCCTTTCATGATGTAAGGTATCAAGTTCATCAAGACGGCAGTTCCTTGGCTGAG GAGGAATTGGATCCTTTCTCCCTCGTTGCTGATGAATTATCACTCGTTGCAGATAGATTGCGTGCCATGGTAGTTGCGGAG GTTCCTAAGCTGGCATCTGCTGCagaatatttctttaaaatagGGGTGGAGGGGAAGAGGTTTCGGCCGACG GTTTTGTTGTTAATGGCATCATCACTGTCTCTTCATGTACCTAAAAATGTCGCAGGTGCTGCATTTGATAGTTTGTCAAAGGAACTACGTACACGGCAGCAGTGTATTGCAGAGATCACTGAAATGATCCAT GTGGCAAGTCTTCTTCATGATGATGTTTTGGATGACGCAGAGACGAGGCGTGGTATAGGTTCACTGAATTTTGTAATGGGAAATAAG ATATCAGTGCTAGCTGGAGATTTTTTGCTTTCAAGGGCTTGTGTTGCCCTTGCATCTTTGAAAAATACAGAG GTTGTATCATTACTTGCTACTGTTGTCGAGCATCTTGTGACTGGTGAAACAATGCAGATGACAACTACTTTAGACGAACGTTGTAG CATGGATTATTATCTGCAGAAGACATACTATAAGACGGCATCACTGATTTCTAATAGCTGCAAAGCGATTGCTTTGCTTGCTGGGCAAACGGCAGAAGTTTCCATGCTTGCTTATGAATATGGTCGAAATCTG GGATTAGCATTTCAGTTTATTGATGATGTTCTTGACTTCACTGGCACATCTTCTTCCCTTGGGAAGGGTTCTCTGTCTGACATTCGCCAT GGAATAGTGACTGCTCCAATGTTATTTGCTATGGAAGAGTTCCCTCAGCTACGTGCTGTTGTTGATAGAGGGTTTGAGGATGCCGCAAATGTTGATATC GCACTCGACTACCTTGGCAAAAGCCAAGGAATACAAAGGACAAGAGAACTAGCAGCCAAGCACGCCAACCTTGCCGCTGCTGCCGTTGAATCATTTCCTGCAACTGATGATGAAAACATGCGGCTGTCTAGACGGGCATTGGTTGACCTCACGCAGCGTGTCATTACTAGGACAAAATAA